A region of Drosophila mauritiana strain mau12 chromosome 3L, ASM438214v1, whole genome shotgun sequence DNA encodes the following proteins:
- the LOC117141145 gene encoding uncharacterized protein LOC117141145, with protein MDQCGGNASPGNLFSSKITAFHDRDSLEPRPGNKYNLRRFSAHLEEHLVKEKRVTKFPLVGALVHKALRRREGAEVEKEQITGPEDNQRQQKQNNNDEFEPNRMVLPFGLGPDGHHVDAIQSAPAPSAPPAHMMPPTYSRGQTNIYTGVPIIVNPYIDFIVVNGDDRYMIRCERKSVLERSVELAKLIHAGPNSGRKSDNHFQILNVDKNDFELIVRYMEKHFIPYRDHKHLLKILELSDRFNVPDLIIYCIRELDLRISSATALDIFKALWFYQGIALTNQHQTVITTQETGQQLARKKATKAKAAAKQLAAAKASQSTENGAEGDGAQQNLIPNPNPFTTEDYGVALLHNTLQLIDMHAELQLSMPEISDLRFEELETLVKRDTLQLRSEVTLFECLATWSLAECARKHIDATPENRRTVLGPLCLTPRYLRMTASEFRRCCERLELLPPTEISLITDALEGKKLKNLTDQQAELLEKFRQPRAEYARMPVHLSDRSSPKNYPKKMRLAHEGRPTEDGCWEKGGMNCLRIFVCIFD; from the exons ATGGACCAGTGTGGTGGCAACGCCAGCCCGGGAAATTTG TTCTCCAGCAAAATCACTGCCTTTCACGACAGGGACAGCCTAGAGCCCCGTCCTGGTAACAAATACAACTTGCGACGCTTCAGCGCCCATCTGGAGGAGCATCTGGTCAAGGAAAAGCGTGTCACCAAATTCCCGCTGGTGGGCGCCCTGGTCCACAAGGCACTGCGGCGTCGGGAGGGGGCAGAGGTCGAGAAGGAGCAAATCACAGGTCCGGAGGACAAccaaaggcaacaaaaacaaaacaacaacgacGAGTTCGAGCCGAACAGAATGGTGCTACCGTTCGGACTTGGACCCGATGGCCATCACGTGGATGCCATTCAGAGTGCTCCGGCACCCAGTGCGCCGCCCGCCCACATGATGCCACCAACATACTCCCGGGGTCAAACAAACATATACACAGGTGTTCCGATCATCGTGAATCCCTACATAGACTTCATCGTGGTCAATGGGGATGATCGATACATGATCAGATGCGAACGGAAGTCGGTGCTCGAGCGGAGCGTGGAGCTGGCCAAGCTCATCCATGCCGGTCCGAACAGCGGTCGCAAGAGCGACAACCATTTCCAGATACTCAACGTGGACAAGAACGACTTTGAGCTGATCGTTCGCTACATGGAGAAGCACTTCATTCCCTATCGCGATCACAAGCACCTGCTCAAGATACTCGAGCTATCCGATCGCTTCAACGTTCCAGATCTG ATAATCTACTGCATTCGCGAACTTGATCTCAGAATCTCGAGCGCCACGGCACTGGACATCTTTAAGGCACTGTGGTTCTACCAGGGCATCGCACTGACCAACCAGCACCAGACGGTGATCACCACGCAGGAGACGGGCCAGCAGCTGGCCAGAAAGAAGGCGACCAAGGCGAAGGCGGCGGCCAAGCAGCTGGCGGCTGCCAAAGCCTCTCAGTCCACCGAAAACGGAGCGGAGGGCGATGGTGCCCAGCAGAACCTCATTCCGAACCCAAATCCCTTTACCACCGAAGATTACGGCGTGGCGCTGCTGCACAACACGCTCCAGCTAATCGATATGCATGCGGAGCTGCAGCTTTCGATGCCGGAGATCAGTGATCTCAGGTTCGAGGAGCTGGAGACGCTGGTCAAGAGGGACACCTTGCAGCTCAGGTCGGAGGTCACTCTGTTCGAGTGCCTGGCCACGTGGAGTCTGGCGGAGTGCGCCCGCAAGCATATCGATGCCACGCCGGAGAACCGTCGCACTGTCCTCGGTCCCCTATGCCTCACACCTCGTTACTTGCGTATGACCGCCAGCGAATTCCGACGATGCTGCGAACGCCTGGAGCTACTGCCACCCACTGAGATATCTCTTATCACCGACGCCCTCGAGG GCAAAAAGCTAAAGAACCTCACCGATCAGCAGGCGGAGCTGCTGGAGAAGTTCCGCCAGCCGCGTGCCGAATACGCCCGGATGCCCGTCCACCTGAGCGACCGCAGCAGTCCGAAGAACTATCCCAAGAAGATGCGGCTGGCCCACGAGGGTCGGCCCACGGAGGATGGATGCTGGGAGAAGGGGGGAATGAACTGTCTCCGCATCTTCGTCTGCATATTCGACTGA